One genomic segment of Synchiropus splendidus isolate RoL2022-P1 chromosome 16, RoL_Sspl_1.0, whole genome shotgun sequence includes these proteins:
- the crim1 gene encoding cysteine-rich motor neuron 1 protein isoform X3 — MTGCEKVEGECVCDARHSCLGSFTYPDQETCAKASGTESRKPEHRDRHREKYVGPSNPACMFSGCNLTAEGCVCESQSCHHHFAYINRSQCQEAAEELKCAGVKCPALQVPSCPKGSVLTHAYTPPAGCCPSIPPQCTCDLRACQKPKCPSGQRALPVSQASGHPGDCCDIFECQKVSPKCVHDGKEFSEGEVYRMDPCWLCQCRGGISFCSKAECAELDCENFYIPEGECCPVCIDVELLSVDSTKASCWVNNKLRAHEEQWKEDDCTFCQCVDGDPHCTAMACKQSCQNPVKIPGECCPFCEEPSYETVSPMLCPPLENCSLSVMDCPYGFHQDENGCLLCQCLNNDSCPDLGKYCSLRCPLGYERDDFGCEVCECNVPVLKCRPLTCTKTCPYGYVRNKHGCEMCRCIKCPPFTCDKHCSHGYKQNKKGCFTCTCKESVQVPSTSAPLPAPSECFTANGHRYEEGDSWHDGCRDCYCHSGREMCVLISCPVPSCSSPVVRPDQCCPTCEDESGSGLPEGMDMVVCRAPGGEFYVEGETWNLDECTRCTCRKGRVLCDTEVCPPAVCQAPVKNKNTCCHVCPDEPRGPLLPESSNQPEYCITNDGDVLLAGESWRANACTSCTCNNGTIQCFSQRCPAANCRVPVLRKGQCCPYCLEMTTSLPVLVSTGRPGTTTVESATWITTATVPPVVANTDDTRLGESHPNQAEMAVIYQSAAWILAGLLMAIIIFLVVALLVNKKKKWVQMSCYSAPKKTVILKKHVNKNSVVYMEPSKENKFQNVKNDCGIIHFSPDMDKMTIPRAKLCNEWTPR; from the exons ATGACCGGCTGCGAAAAGGTGGAAGGCGAATGTGTGTGCGACGCCCGCCACTCTTGTTTGGGCTCCTTCACCTACCCAGACCAGGAAACCTGCGCAAAAGCCAGTGGCACAG AGAGTCGGAAGCCAGAGCACCGGGACCGGCACCGGGAGAAGTACGTGGGACCCTCCAACCCCGCCTGCATGTTCTCCGGCTGCAACCTGACTGCTGAGGGCTGTGTGTGCGAGTCCCAGAGCTGCCACCACCACTTCGCCTACATCAACCGCAGCCAGTGCCAGGAAGCGGCAG AGGAACTCAAGTGTGCTGGGGTGAAATGTCCAGCTCTGCAGGTGCCATCCTGTCCAAAGGGATCAGTTCTGACTCATGCTTACACACCCCCTGCTGGTTGCTGCCCTTCAATACCGCCCCAGTGCACTTGTGATCTACGTGCCTGCCAGAAGCCCAAATGTCCAAGCGGACAGCGAGCCCTGCCAGTCAGCCAGGCTAGCGGTCATCCAGGAGACTGCTGTGATATCTTTGAGTGCCAGAAAG TTTCTCCGAAGTGTGTCCACGATGGAAAGGAGTTTTCAGAAGGGGAGGTTTACCGCATGGACCCCTGCTGGCTGTGTCAGTGCCGCGGAGGAATTTCCTTCTGCTCCAAGGCAGAGTGTGCGGAACTGGACTGTGAGAACTTCTACATCCCAGAGGGAGAGTGCTGTCCTGTCTGCATCG ATGTGGAGTTGCTGTCGGTGGACAGCACCAAAGCCAGTTGCTGGGTGAACAACAAGTTGCGAGCCCATGAGGAGCAGTGGAAGGAGGACGACTGCACCTTCTGCCAGTGCGTGGACGGGGACCCGCACTGCACTGCCATGGCCTGCAAACAAAGCTGCCAGAACCCGGTCAAGATCCCCGGAGAGTGCTGCCCCTTCTGCGAAG AACCTTCCTACGAAACGGTTAGTCCCATGCTGTGCCCTCCGCTGGAGAACTGCTCCCTGTCGGTGATGGACTGCCCCTACGGATTCCATCAAGATGAGAACGGCTGTCTGCTTTGTCAATGCCTCAACA ACGACTCCTGCCCGGACCTGGGTAAATATTGTTCCCTTCGGTGCCCGCTGGGGTACGAGAGGGACGACTTCGGCTGCGAGGTGTGCGAGTGCAACGTCCCCGTGCTCAAGTGCCGCCCTTTGACCTGCACCAAGACCTGCCCCTACGGATATGT CCGCAACAAGCACGGATGTGAAATGTGCCGCTGCATCAAGTGTCCGCCGTTCACCTGCGACAAACACTGCAGCCACGGCTACAAGCAGAACAAGAAGGGCTGCTTCACCTGCACGTGCAAAG AGAGCGTCCAGGTCCCGAGCACCTCGGCCCCGCTCCCCGCTCCAAGCGAGTGTTTCACCGCCAACGGGCATCGATACGAGGAGGGCGACAGCTGGCACGACGGCTGCCGTGACTGCTACTGCCATTCCGGACGGGAGATGTGCGTCCTGATATCCTGCCCTGTACCCAGCTGCTCCAGTCCAGTGGTGAGGCCGGATCAGTGCTGTCCAACATGTGAAG ACGAGTCTGGCAGTGGTCTGCCAGAGGGCATGGACATGGTGGTGTGCAGAGCTCCGGGGGGAGAGTTCTACGTGGAGGGAGAGACCTGGAACCTGGACGAGTGCACGCGCTGCACCTGCAGGAAGGGCCGCGTTCTCTGCGACACTGAAGTTTGCCCGCCCGCCGTCTGCCAGGCACCCGTCAAGAACAAGAACACGTGCTGCCACGTCTGCCCTG ACGAGCCCCGGGGCCCACTGCTGCCGGAGAGCAGCAACCAGCCGGAGTACTGCATCACCAACGATGGCGATGTGCTGCTGGCCGGAGAGTCCTGGAGGGCCAACGCTTGCACCAGCTGTACCTGCAACAACGGGACCATTCAGTGTTTCTCCCAGCGCTGCCCGGCCGCCAACTGCAGGGTGCCAGTTCTGCGCAAGGGCCAGTGCTGCCCGTATTGCCTGG AAATGACCACCTCACTGCCTGTCCTGGTGTCCACCGGCCGTCCCGGAACCACCACTGTGGAGTCCGCCACCTGGATCACGACAGCTACTGTGCCACCAGTTGTCGCCAACACAG ATGACACCCGACTTGGAGAGAGTCACCCCAACCAGGCGGAGATGGCGGTGATCTACCAATCCGCAGCCTGGATCCTGGCCGGCCTCCTCAtggccatcatcatcttcctcgtcGTGGCGCTGCTtgtcaacaagaagaagaagtgggtgcagatGTCCTGCTACAGCGCCCCCAAGAAG ACGGTGATTCTAAAGAAGCACGTCAACAAGAACTCGGTGGTCTACATGGAGCCCTCCAAGGAGAACAAGTTCCAGAATGTGAAGAACGACTGCGGGATCATCCACTTCTCTCCGGACATGGACAAGATGACCATCCCCCGAGCCAAGCTGTGCAACGAGTGGACGCCGCGCTAA